A genome region from Physeter macrocephalus isolate SW-GA chromosome 4, ASM283717v5, whole genome shotgun sequence includes the following:
- the EXTL2 gene encoding exostosin-like 2 isoform X2, with translation MRCCHICKLPGRVMGIRVLRFSLVVILVLLLVAGALTTLLPNIKEDKMLTLRREIKSQGKSTRDSFTLIMQTYNRTDLLLRLLNHYQAVPYLHKVIVVWNNVGEKGPDELWNSLGPHPVPVIFKVQATNRMRNRLQVFPELETNGELQLGS, from the exons ATGAG GTGTTGCCACATCTGCAAACTCCCTGGAAGAGTGATGGGGATTCGAGTACTTCGTTTCTCTTTGGTGGTAATCCTTGTGTTACTGCTGGTAGCTGGGGCTTTGACCACTTTACTTCCTAATATCAAAGAAGACAAGATGCTCACTTTGCGTAGGGAAATAAAATCCCAGGGCAAGTCCACCCGGGATTCCTTTACTCTCATAATGCAGACGTACAACAGAACAGATCTCTTATTGAGACTTTTAAATCATTATCAGGCAGTACCATATCTGCACAAAGTGATTGTGGTGTGGAACAATGTTGGGGAGAAGGGACCAGATGAGTTATGGAACTCTCTAGGGCCTCACCCTGTCCCTGTGATCTTCAAAGTACAGGCAACAAACAGGATGAGAAATCGACTCCAGGTCTTTCCTGAACTGGAAACCAATGGTGAGTTGCAGCTGGGTTCTTAG
- the EXTL2 gene encoding exostosin-like 2 isoform X1: MRCCHICKLPGRVMGIRVLRFSLVVILVLLLVAGALTTLLPNIKEDKMLTLRREIKSQGKSTRDSFTLIMQTYNRTDLLLRLLNHYQAVPYLHKVIVVWNNVGEKGPDELWNSLGPHPVPVIFKVQATNRMRNRLQVFPELETNAVLMVDDDMLISTQDLVFAFSVWQQFPDQIVGFVPRKHVSTSSGVYSYGGFELQTPGFGNGDHYSLVLIGASFFHSKYLELFQRQPAAVHALLDETQNCDDIAMNFIIAKHIGKTSGVFVKPVNIDNLEKETNGGYSGMWHRAEHFLQRSYCINKLVNIYDSMPLKYSNIMISQFGFPYANHKSKM; encoded by the exons ATGAG GTGTTGCCACATCTGCAAACTCCCTGGAAGAGTGATGGGGATTCGAGTACTTCGTTTCTCTTTGGTGGTAATCCTTGTGTTACTGCTGGTAGCTGGGGCTTTGACCACTTTACTTCCTAATATCAAAGAAGACAAGATGCTCACTTTGCGTAGGGAAATAAAATCCCAGGGCAAGTCCACCCGGGATTCCTTTACTCTCATAATGCAGACGTACAACAGAACAGATCTCTTATTGAGACTTTTAAATCATTATCAGGCAGTACCATATCTGCACAAAGTGATTGTGGTGTGGAACAATGTTGGGGAGAAGGGACCAGATGAGTTATGGAACTCTCTAGGGCCTCACCCTGTCCCTGTGATCTTCAAAGTACAGGCAACAAACAGGATGAGAAATCGACTCCAGGTCTTTCCTGAACTGGAAACCAATG cgGTGTTAATGGTAGATGATGACATGCTAATTAGCACCCAAGACCTTGTTTTTGCTTTCTCCGTGTGGCAG cAATTTCCTGATCAAATTGTAGGATTTGTTCCAAGAAAGCATGTGTCTACTTCCTCTGGTGTCTACAGTTATGGAGGTTTTGAACTGCAAACACCAGGGTTTGGAAATGGTGACCATTACTCTCTGGTGCTGATTGGAGCCTCGTTCTTCCATAGCAAATACCTTGAACTCTTTCAGAGGCAACCTGCAGCTGTCCATGCTTTGTTAGATGAAACGCAAAACTGTGATGATATTGCCATGAATTTTATCATTGCCAAGCACATTGGGAAGACTTCGGGGGTATTTGTGAAACCTGTAAACATCgacaatttagaaaaagaaaccaatGGTGGCTATTCTGGAATGTGGCATCGAGCTGAGCACTTTCTGCAGAGGTCTTATTGTATAAATAAGCTTGTTAACATCTATGACAGCATGCCCTTAAAATACTCCAACATTATGATTTCTCAGTTTGGTTTTCCATATGCCAACCACAAAAGTAAAATgtga